From Cellulomonas fimi ATCC 484, a single genomic window includes:
- a CDS encoding extracellular solute-binding protein — translation MRAARERAGAAASVAVLALALTAACSSSEPTAEETGDGGGIPEANRVGAMEDFAAGTEFVATEPVEFGLLYRDHPNYPLNQDWLFFSEMEDKHKVTFDITSAPLSDWDQKKSLIISSGDAPDFIPVTYKGQETQFVSGGAILPLSDYVQYMPNFQQKIEEWGLQDYLDSLEQADGKYYMLPGLYESPQPQYSIAVRKDLWDAAGITDEPETWDDFRDALEKLKAANPGVWPMSDRWSTNNNTPLGATLNIAAPAFGTIAGWGFGQGLWFDEDQEKFVYAPTTDEYKELVEYFASLVEDGLLDPESLTQDDDTAVQKFGSGQSLAISGNTQEVTTYRKTFTDAGNTSAEVKLIRVPAGPAGDNVAAGSRIASGFMLSSTAKDSPHFLALLQWIDWLYYSDEGIEFSQWGVEGTTYTKDGDTRTLAADVDWNGLNPAGTKKLNADFGFSNGVFMFANGSTDELIGSMQTDSTREFVESMADKEELPLAPAAPLDEMQQEQVTLWQSALNDSVLQNTAAFILGSRPMSEWDAWMTELKGLNVDQYVDTYNQALAAKG, via the coding sequence ATGAGGGCAGCACGAGAGCGTGCGGGCGCTGCGGCGTCGGTCGCGGTCCTGGCGCTGGCGCTGACGGCGGCGTGCTCGTCGTCGGAGCCGACCGCCGAGGAGACCGGTGACGGCGGCGGCATCCCGGAGGCCAACAGGGTCGGCGCGATGGAGGACTTCGCGGCCGGCACCGAGTTCGTCGCGACCGAGCCGGTCGAGTTCGGGCTGCTGTACCGCGACCACCCGAACTACCCGCTGAACCAGGACTGGCTGTTCTTCTCCGAGATGGAGGACAAGCACAAGGTCACGTTCGACATCACGAGCGCGCCGCTGTCCGACTGGGACCAGAAGAAGTCGCTCATCATCAGCTCGGGCGACGCGCCGGACTTCATCCCGGTGACCTACAAGGGCCAGGAGACGCAGTTCGTGTCGGGCGGCGCGATCCTCCCGCTGTCGGACTACGTGCAGTACATGCCGAACTTCCAGCAGAAGATCGAGGAGTGGGGGCTGCAGGACTACCTCGACTCGCTCGAGCAGGCCGACGGCAAGTACTACATGCTCCCCGGGCTGTACGAGTCGCCGCAGCCGCAGTACTCGATCGCGGTCCGCAAGGACCTGTGGGACGCCGCGGGTATCACCGACGAGCCGGAGACCTGGGACGACTTCCGCGACGCGCTCGAGAAGCTCAAGGCCGCCAACCCCGGCGTGTGGCCCATGTCGGACCGCTGGTCGACGAACAACAACACCCCGCTCGGCGCGACGCTCAACATCGCCGCGCCCGCCTTCGGGACCATCGCGGGCTGGGGCTTCGGCCAGGGCCTGTGGTTCGACGAGGACCAGGAGAAGTTCGTCTACGCGCCGACGACCGACGAGTACAAGGAGCTCGTCGAGTACTTCGCGAGCCTGGTGGAGGACGGCCTGCTCGACCCCGAGTCGCTGACGCAGGACGACGACACCGCGGTCCAGAAGTTCGGCTCGGGCCAGTCGCTCGCGATCTCCGGCAACACGCAGGAGGTCACGACGTACCGCAAGACGTTCACCGACGCGGGCAACACGTCGGCCGAGGTCAAGCTCATCCGCGTCCCGGCAGGCCCCGCGGGTGACAACGTGGCGGCGGGCTCGCGCATCGCGTCGGGCTTCATGCTGTCGTCGACGGCGAAGGACTCGCCGCACTTCCTCGCCCTGCTGCAGTGGATCGACTGGCTGTACTACTCGGACGAGGGCATCGAGTTCTCGCAGTGGGGTGTCGAGGGCACGACGTACACGAAGGACGGCGACACCCGCACGCTCGCCGCGGACGTCGACTGGAACGGCCTGAACCCGGCCGGCACCAAGAAGCTCAACGCCGACTTCGGCTTCAGCAACGGCGTCTTCATGTTCGCGAACGGCTCGACGGACGAGCTCATCGGCTCGATGCAGACCGACAGCACGCGGGAGTTCGTCGAGTCGATGGCGGACAAGGAGGAGCTGCCGCTCGCACCGGCCGCGCCGCTCGACGAGATGCAGCAGGAGCAGGTCACGCTCTGGCAGTCCGCGCTCAACGACTCGGTCCTGCAGAACACGGCCGCGTTCATCCTCGGGTCGCGCCCGATGTCCGAGTGGGACGCGTGGATGACGGAGCTCAAGGGCCTCAACGTCGACCAGTACGTCGACACGTACAACCAGGCGCTGGCCGCCAAGGGCTGA
- a CDS encoding carbohydrate ABC transporter permease — MVTTDLSKPAAVTTKPRVVQDSRAYRTFRVVNALLLVVICALVLYPFVNIVAQAFSSEGYINSGQVNLVPRGFNLTTFGVVMGDDMFWLNYRNTVVYTVVATAIAMALTTTYAYALSRRNLKGRTFFIGVAVATMFFNGGLIPNYVLISELGLRNTMWAIVLPNAISVFNLLVMKSFFENFPSELEEAAAIDGMTTYGIFFRVVLPLSKAVVATMLLFYAVSFWNGWFGAFLYIDDPRLYPVTMYLRNLLAGVTSGTSIQGGSTDDLTQIAANVQSVTMLLTVLPILCLYPFIQRYFVSGVMLGAVKQ; from the coding sequence GTGGTGACCACCGACCTGTCGAAGCCCGCCGCCGTCACCACGAAGCCGCGCGTCGTCCAGGACTCGCGCGCCTACCGGACGTTCCGGGTCGTGAACGCGCTGCTGCTCGTCGTGATCTGCGCGCTCGTGCTGTACCCGTTCGTCAACATCGTCGCGCAGGCGTTCTCGTCCGAGGGGTACATCAACTCCGGCCAGGTGAACCTCGTGCCGCGCGGGTTCAACCTCACGACGTTCGGCGTCGTCATGGGCGACGACATGTTCTGGCTCAACTACCGGAACACGGTCGTCTACACGGTGGTCGCCACGGCCATCGCGATGGCGCTCACGACGACGTACGCGTACGCGTTGTCGCGCCGCAACCTCAAGGGGCGGACGTTCTTCATCGGCGTGGCCGTCGCGACCATGTTCTTCAACGGCGGTCTCATCCCGAACTACGTCCTCATCAGCGAGCTGGGCCTGCGCAACACGATGTGGGCGATCGTGCTGCCGAACGCGATCAGCGTGTTCAACCTGCTGGTGATGAAGTCGTTCTTCGAGAACTTCCCGAGCGAGCTCGAGGAGGCCGCGGCGATCGACGGGATGACGACGTACGGGATCTTCTTCCGCGTCGTCCTGCCGCTGTCGAAGGCGGTCGTCGCGACGATGCTGCTGTTCTACGCGGTGTCGTTCTGGAACGGCTGGTTCGGGGCGTTCCTCTACATCGACGACCCGCGCCTCTACCCCGTGACGATGTACCTGCGGAACCTGCTCGCGGGCGTGACGTCGGGGACGTCGATCCAGGGCGGGTCGACGGACGACCTCACGCAGATCGCGGCGAACGTGCAGTCCGTGACGATGCTCCTCACGGTGCTGCCCATCCTCTGCCTCTACCCGTTCATCCAGAGGTACTTCGTGTCGGGCGTGATGCTCGGCGCGGTCAAGCAGTAG
- a CDS encoding ABC transporter permease yields the protein MSSVQEPVVAGVATTPGAPPPVGVAAQAPPPVGTAPPSPRRGPRRRPQPYTTPGGVVVRPPRVTWRQALTRDWRLYTFLVLPLLFLLVFRYVPILGNVVAFRRFRPGSSMFGDEWVGLYYVRMFINDQQFWHAFTNTVVLGLLTLVIVFPLPILLALMLNEVRSRTFKRSVQTISYLPHFMSVVIVAGVVFQLTAVNGTVNQIVTALGGDAITFLQEPSWFRTIYLTSEVWQTVGWGTILYLAALTTIDEQLYEAARIDGANRWHQTWHITLPGIRPTMVVLLILNVGTFMAVGFEKILLLQNPLIYSTADVISTYLYRVGIVSNSVSYATAIGLFEAVIGVTLVLSANAISRKTVGASLW from the coding sequence ATGAGCAGCGTCCAGGAGCCCGTCGTCGCGGGCGTCGCGACGACCCCGGGTGCGCCGCCGCCCGTCGGGGTCGCCGCGCAGGCCCCGCCCCCCGTCGGCACCGCGCCGCCGAGCCCACGGCGCGGCCCGCGTCGCCGGCCGCAGCCGTACACCACGCCCGGCGGCGTCGTCGTGCGCCCCCCGCGCGTCACGTGGCGGCAGGCCCTCACGCGCGACTGGCGGCTCTACACGTTCCTCGTCCTGCCGCTGCTGTTCCTGCTCGTGTTCCGCTACGTGCCGATCCTCGGCAACGTGGTCGCGTTCCGGCGGTTCCGGCCCGGGTCGAGCATGTTCGGCGACGAGTGGGTAGGCCTCTACTACGTCCGCATGTTCATCAACGACCAGCAGTTCTGGCACGCGTTCACCAACACCGTCGTGCTCGGCCTGCTCACGCTCGTGATCGTCTTCCCGCTACCGATCCTGCTCGCCCTCATGCTCAACGAGGTGCGCTCGCGGACGTTCAAGCGGTCCGTGCAGACGATCTCCTACCTGCCGCACTTCATGTCGGTCGTCATCGTCGCGGGCGTCGTCTTCCAGCTCACGGCCGTGAACGGCACGGTCAACCAGATCGTCACGGCGCTGGGCGGCGACGCGATCACGTTCCTGCAGGAGCCGTCGTGGTTCCGCACGATCTACCTGACCTCCGAGGTCTGGCAGACGGTCGGGTGGGGCACGATCCTCTACCTCGCGGCGCTCACGACGATCGACGAGCAGCTCTACGAGGCGGCGCGCATCGACGGCGCCAACCGCTGGCATCAGACGTGGCACATCACGCTGCCGGGTATCCGGCCGACCATGGTCGTGCTGCTCATCCTCAACGTCGGCACGTTCATGGCGGTCGGCTTCGAGAAGATCCTGCTGCTGCAGAACCCGCTCATCTACTCGACGGCCGACGTGATCTCGACCTACCTGTACCGGGTCGGGATCGTCTCGAACAGCGTCTCCTACGCCACCGCGATCGGCCTGTTCGAGGCGGTCATCGGCGTGACGCTCGTCCTGTCCGCCAACGCGATCTCGCGCAAGACCGTAGGGGCGAGCCTGTGGTGA
- a CDS encoding glycoside hydrolase family 3 N-terminal domain-containing protein, which produces MTDAPTPAWRDEALSADERADALVAAMTLDEKVSQLVGLWVGADASGAGVAPHQAEMTADGLGWSEVIADGLGQLTRPFGSAPVDPVAGARSLAASQAEIAAANRFGIPALVHEECLAGFAAWKATAYPVPLSWGASFDPELVERMAGRIGATMRAAGVHQGLAPVLDVTRDYRWGRTEETIGEDPYLVATVGTAYVRGLEQAGVVATLKHFAGYSASRAGRNLAPVSIGPRELADVILPPFEMAVREGGARSVMHSYAELDGVPSAADRRLLTTLLRDTWGFDGTLVADYFGIRFLHTLHGVAADDAHAATLALTAGVDVELPSVHCYGTPLRAALARGDVDEALVDRALRRVLRQKAELGLLDAGWDPLPADVDGLTLDDDEGRDLALRLARESVVLVTNPHAALPLAPGARVAVVGPLADDPYAMLGCYSFPAHVGVHHPDHAIGIDIPTVLGALRDAGVATTTARGCDVTDADRSGFTEAVEQARAADVVLAVVGDRAGLFGRGTSGEGCDATDLRLPGVQADLVRALLDTGTPVVLLLLTGRPYALGDLATRAAAVVQAFFPGQRGGQALAEVLTGAVSPSGRLPVSLPADPSGQPGTYLSQPLGRRTQVSDVDPTPAYAFGHGLSYASFDWDARLVGGPDWAVDGEALVEVDVTNTSTTAGADVVQLYLHDPVAQVTRPVVRLVGYGRVALAPGERARLTFTVPADVTAFTGLHGTRVVEPGDVELRVARSSADVHTTLAARLVGAERTVDHTRHLVTHVTVTSDAPEVVPA; this is translated from the coding sequence GTGACCGACGCACCGACACCCGCCTGGCGGGACGAGGCGCTGAGCGCGGACGAACGCGCCGACGCCCTCGTCGCGGCCATGACCCTCGACGAGAAGGTCTCCCAGCTCGTCGGGCTGTGGGTCGGGGCGGACGCGTCGGGAGCGGGCGTCGCCCCGCACCAGGCCGAGATGACCGCCGACGGGCTCGGCTGGTCCGAGGTCATCGCCGACGGGCTCGGGCAGCTCACGCGCCCCTTCGGCTCGGCACCCGTCGACCCGGTCGCCGGCGCACGCTCCCTCGCGGCGTCCCAGGCCGAGATCGCCGCCGCCAACCGGTTCGGCATCCCCGCGCTCGTGCACGAGGAGTGCCTCGCCGGGTTCGCCGCCTGGAAGGCCACCGCGTACCCCGTGCCCCTGTCGTGGGGCGCGAGCTTCGACCCCGAGCTCGTCGAGCGCATGGCCGGCCGCATCGGGGCGACCATGCGTGCCGCCGGCGTGCACCAAGGCCTCGCCCCCGTCCTCGACGTCACGCGCGACTACCGCTGGGGCCGTACCGAGGAGACGATCGGCGAGGACCCGTACCTCGTCGCGACCGTCGGCACGGCCTACGTGCGCGGCCTCGAGCAGGCGGGCGTCGTCGCGACGCTCAAGCACTTCGCCGGGTACTCCGCGAGCCGTGCAGGCCGCAACCTCGCACCCGTCTCGATCGGCCCGCGCGAGCTCGCCGACGTGATCCTGCCGCCGTTCGAGATGGCCGTCCGCGAGGGCGGCGCGCGCTCCGTCATGCACTCCTACGCCGAGCTCGACGGCGTCCCGTCGGCCGCGGACCGCCGGCTGCTCACGACGCTGCTGCGCGACACGTGGGGCTTCGACGGCACGCTCGTGGCCGACTACTTCGGCATCCGTTTCCTGCACACGCTGCACGGCGTCGCGGCCGACGACGCGCACGCCGCGACGCTCGCCCTGACCGCAGGCGTCGACGTCGAGCTCCCGAGCGTGCACTGCTACGGCACGCCGCTGCGCGCGGCGCTGGCCCGCGGCGACGTCGACGAGGCGCTCGTCGACCGGGCCCTGCGGCGCGTGCTGCGGCAGAAGGCCGAGCTCGGGCTCCTCGACGCAGGCTGGGACCCGCTGCCCGCGGACGTCGACGGCCTCACGCTCGACGACGACGAGGGCCGCGACCTCGCGCTGCGCCTCGCCCGGGAGTCCGTCGTGCTCGTGACCAACCCGCACGCGGCGCTCCCGCTGGCCCCGGGTGCGCGGGTCGCCGTCGTCGGGCCCCTCGCCGACGACCCGTACGCGATGCTCGGCTGCTACTCGTTCCCCGCGCACGTGGGCGTGCACCACCCCGACCACGCGATCGGCATCGACATCCCGACGGTGCTCGGCGCGCTGCGCGACGCGGGCGTCGCGACCACGACCGCCCGCGGCTGCGACGTGACCGACGCCGACCGGTCCGGGTTCACCGAGGCCGTCGAGCAGGCGCGCGCGGCCGACGTGGTGCTGGCCGTCGTCGGCGATCGGGCGGGGCTGTTCGGCCGCGGCACGTCGGGGGAGGGCTGCGACGCGACCGACCTGCGCCTGCCCGGCGTGCAGGCCGACCTCGTGCGCGCGCTGCTCGACACGGGTACGCCCGTGGTCCTGCTGCTGCTCACGGGCCGCCCGTACGCGCTCGGCGACCTCGCGACCCGGGCGGCGGCCGTCGTGCAGGCGTTCTTCCCCGGGCAGCGCGGCGGTCAGGCGCTCGCGGAGGTCCTGACGGGAGCGGTGTCGCCGTCGGGGCGGCTGCCCGTGAGCCTGCCCGCCGACCCGTCGGGCCAGCCCGGGACGTACCTCTCGCAGCCGCTCGGCCGGCGCACCCAGGTCTCGGACGTCGACCCGACGCCGGCGTACGCGTTCGGGCACGGGCTGTCCTACGCGTCGTTCGACTGGGACGCGCGGCTCGTCGGGGGCCCGGACTGGGCCGTCGACGGCGAGGCCCTCGTCGAGGTCGACGTCACGAACACGAGCACCACCGCCGGTGCGGACGTCGTCCAGCTCTACCTGCACGACCCGGTCGCCCAGGTCACGCGGCCCGTCGTGCGGCTCGTCGGGTACGGCCGCGTCGCGCTCGCGCCGGGGGAGCGGGCCCGCCTGACGTTCACCGTCCCCGCCGACGTCACCGCGTTCACCGGGCTGCACGGCACGCGCGTCGTCGAGCCGGGCGACGTCGAGCTGCGGGTCGCGCGGTCCAGCGCCGACGTGCACACGACGCTCGCCGCCCGCCTCGTCGGCGCCGAGCGCACGGTCGACCACACGCGGCACCTCGTCACGCACGTCACCGTCACGAGCGACGCACCGGAGGTGGTGCCGGCATGA
- a CDS encoding LacI family DNA-binding transcriptional regulator, with the protein MTSSDASDAHTVDDDGPVAGAGRGNPTIALIAAEAGVSVPTVSKVLNGRTDVAAVTRARVEEVIDRYQYRRRRGRTTTGPGLLDLVFHELDSAWATQIIKGVEEVAGPARIGVVLSELGGAHRPRQEWLDDVLARRPRGVILVLSDLDPAQRRQLETRSIPFVVVDTAGEQPPGVPVVGSANWAGGLAATRHLLSLGHRRVAVISGPVDVLCSRARIDGYRSALDEAGIAVDPTLVRYGDFFVNGGYRHGLELLSRPDRPTAIFAGSDFQALGVMRAARELGLRIPEDVSIVGYDDLPVTEWLGPALTTVHQPLHEMAATATRMVLALARGESPTNQRIDLATELVVRESTAPPPPA; encoded by the coding sequence ATGACCAGCAGCGACGCGAGCGACGCGCACACCGTCGACGACGACGGACCGGTCGCCGGCGCGGGCCGCGGCAACCCGACGATCGCGCTCATCGCCGCCGAGGCCGGCGTGTCCGTCCCCACCGTGTCCAAGGTGCTCAACGGCCGCACCGACGTCGCCGCGGTGACCCGCGCACGCGTCGAGGAGGTCATCGACCGCTACCAGTACCGGCGGCGGCGCGGCCGCACCACGACCGGCCCCGGCCTGCTCGACCTCGTCTTCCACGAGCTCGACTCCGCATGGGCCACCCAGATCATCAAGGGCGTCGAGGAGGTCGCCGGGCCTGCGCGCATCGGCGTCGTCCTGTCCGAGCTCGGCGGGGCGCACCGCCCCCGGCAGGAGTGGCTCGACGACGTCCTCGCACGCCGCCCGCGCGGCGTCATCCTCGTGCTGTCCGACCTCGACCCCGCGCAGCGCCGCCAGCTCGAGACCCGGTCCATCCCGTTCGTCGTCGTCGACACCGCGGGCGAGCAGCCCCCCGGCGTGCCCGTCGTCGGCTCCGCCAACTGGGCCGGCGGCCTCGCCGCGACGCGGCACCTGCTGTCGCTCGGGCACCGGCGCGTCGCCGTCATCTCCGGGCCCGTCGACGTCCTGTGCAGCCGCGCCCGCATCGACGGCTACCGCAGCGCGCTCGACGAGGCCGGCATCGCCGTCGACCCCACGCTCGTCCGGTACGGCGACTTCTTCGTCAACGGCGGCTACCGGCACGGGCTCGAGCTCCTGTCCCGGCCCGACCGCCCCACCGCGATCTTCGCCGGGTCCGACTTCCAGGCGCTCGGCGTCATGCGTGCCGCGCGCGAGCTGGGCCTGCGGATCCCCGAGGACGTGTCGATCGTCGGCTACGACGACCTGCCCGTCACCGAGTGGCTCGGCCCCGCGCTCACCACCGTCCACCAGCCGCTGCACGAGATGGCGGCCACCGCGACCCGCATGGTCCTCGCGCTCGCCCGCGGCGAGAGCCCCACCAACCAGCGCATCGACCTCGCGACCGAGCTCGTCGTGCGCGAGAGCACCGCACCCCCGCCGCCCGCCTGA
- a CDS encoding acetylxylan esterase, whose translation MALFDLPLAELERYRPQVVEPDDLDAFWGATLTEARGLGDDVRLERVATGLTLVDTWDVTFPGFGGHPVRAWYTRPAGVDAPLPAVVEFLGYGRGRGLPGERLTWSNAGYAHLLVDTRGQGGQHGNGGDTPDPVGSGPAAPGFVTRGILDPSTAYYRRVYTDGVRAVDAVRTLPGVDPSRVAALGNSQGGGIALAVAGLVPDLAAVAASAPFLCHVERALALTDADPYAEVVRYLAVHRGHEAQVLRTLSYLDGVHLVRRARAAALFGTGLRDTVCPPSTAFAAFHAYADDDPSVPREIAVYPFNHHEGGDAHHVARVLSWFATHLTPPG comes from the coding sequence ATGGCCCTGTTCGACCTGCCCCTCGCGGAGCTCGAGCGGTACCGGCCGCAGGTGGTCGAGCCCGACGACCTCGACGCGTTCTGGGGGGCGACGCTGACCGAGGCGCGCGGTCTCGGCGACGACGTCCGGCTGGAGCGCGTCGCCACCGGCCTCACGCTCGTCGACACCTGGGACGTGACGTTCCCCGGCTTCGGCGGGCACCCCGTCCGCGCCTGGTACACCCGCCCCGCGGGAGTCGACGCGCCGCTGCCCGCCGTCGTGGAGTTCCTCGGCTACGGGCGCGGCCGCGGCCTGCCCGGGGAGCGGCTGACCTGGTCGAACGCCGGGTACGCGCACCTGCTCGTCGACACGCGCGGGCAGGGCGGGCAGCACGGCAACGGCGGCGACACCCCCGACCCGGTCGGCAGCGGGCCTGCCGCCCCCGGGTTCGTCACGCGCGGCATCCTCGACCCGTCGACGGCCTACTACCGGCGCGTCTACACCGACGGCGTCCGGGCCGTCGACGCGGTCCGCACGCTGCCCGGCGTCGACCCGTCACGCGTCGCCGCGCTCGGCAACTCCCAGGGCGGCGGCATCGCGCTCGCCGTCGCCGGCCTGGTCCCGGACCTCGCCGCCGTCGCCGCGAGCGCACCGTTCCTGTGCCACGTGGAACGCGCGCTCGCCCTCACCGACGCCGACCCGTACGCCGAGGTCGTCCGCTACCTCGCCGTGCACCGCGGGCACGAGGCGCAGGTGCTGCGCACCCTGTCGTACCTCGACGGCGTGCACCTCGTCCGGCGGGCCCGAGCCGCCGCGCTGTTCGGCACGGGCCTGCGCGACACCGTGTGCCCGCCGTCCACCGCGTTCGCGGCCTTCCACGCCTACGCCGACGACGACCCGTCGGTCCCGCGCGAGATCGCCGTCTACCCGTTCAACCACCACGAGGGCGGCGACGCGCACCACGTCGCCCGCGTCCTGTCCTGGTTCGCCACCCACCTGACCCCGCCCGGCTGA
- a CDS encoding alpha/beta fold hydrolase gives MSAPLVLLHGLSDSGDCWPGVVAHVRDRRVLTPTALGHGGRPLPEEFAVSALGADTVATLRRELDGPAVVVGHSMGGLMAQEVALQAPELVAALVLVDPAWVGGDGLAPDWLVDVVAARDTPVEDLVAQSHRDEPAWPDDERGPWAAARSGLHPRLAEVPHAWAERDWPAVVGEVVRLGIPVTLVTGDPDRTIVTPPLVARALAAADVPGAARLTVVNLPGTGHSVHRDDRPGFLATLDTVLTTVDSPAP, from the coding sequence GTGAGCGCCCCGCTCGTCCTCCTGCACGGGCTGTCGGACTCGGGCGACTGCTGGCCCGGCGTCGTCGCGCACGTCCGCGACCGGAGGGTGCTGACGCCCACCGCGCTCGGGCACGGCGGCCGGCCGCTGCCCGAGGAGTTCGCCGTGAGCGCGCTGGGGGCCGACACGGTCGCGACGCTGCGCCGCGAGCTCGACGGGCCCGCGGTCGTCGTGGGGCACTCCATGGGCGGGCTCATGGCGCAGGAGGTCGCGCTGCAGGCCCCCGAGCTGGTCGCCGCGCTCGTCCTCGTCGACCCCGCGTGGGTCGGCGGCGACGGTCTCGCGCCGGACTGGCTGGTCGACGTCGTGGCCGCCCGGGACACTCCTGTCGAGGACCTCGTCGCGCAGTCCCACCGGGACGAGCCGGCGTGGCCGGACGACGAGCGCGGCCCGTGGGCCGCGGCCCGCAGCGGTCTGCACCCGCGGCTGGCCGAGGTGCCGCACGCGTGGGCGGAGCGTGACTGGCCCGCGGTCGTCGGCGAGGTCGTCCGGCTCGGCATCCCCGTCACGCTGGTCACCGGCGACCCGGACCGCACGATCGTGACGCCGCCCCTCGTCGCCCGCGCGCTCGCGGCCGCCGACGTCCCCGGCGCCGCCCGCCTGACGGTGGTCAACCTGCCCGGCACGGGCCACAGCGTCCACCGCGACGACCGCCCGGGCTTCCTGGCGACCCTCGACACGGTCCTGACGACGGTGGACAGCCCGGCACCCTGA